The Zingiber officinale cultivar Zhangliang chromosome 2A, Zo_v1.1, whole genome shotgun sequence genomic sequence gcaggagcttggcacgagggaaagtcccgtgagtgaagccaggtgggaaagtcctaacgggatgttaggcggtggaaagtccggtgagtgaagccaggcggtggagaagtcctggtgagtgaagccaggcggtgggaaagtcctaactggatgttaggcgtgtggaaagtcctggtgagtgaaggcagatggagaagtcccggtgagtgaagcctggaaagtcccagtgagtgaagccagcggtggaaagtcccgtgagtgaagccagcaatgaaatctggtgagtgaagccggtgaaaatcctagtgagtgaagctaggtgaaagtggaagtcccggtgagtgaagccgcattggaaagtcccgtgagtgaagccaaggtcctggtgagtgaagccagattggaaatcctggtgagaagccggtgaaaccctagtgagtgaagctaggtgaaagtcccgtgagtgaagccgagggaaaatccagatggatcggggatgatcggacatcggtgttgaggaaagtccaagtaggtcaaagggattgaccggacactggcgaggagttctagcagtcaagggagtgaccgatgctagggatgaagtaccaataggtcaaggttgaccggatattggtttgaagtcttgggatttggtttggacaaaacaagctcggatcggtcaccggaccgatccggaTACTTTGTTCgacggcccgtgaccgatcgatatcggtcAAGTTGTTCATCgacggcccgtgaccgatcgccAGCAAACAGAGGCGCAAAGAGgcagccgatcggtccacgcatcgatcaggtccTGATCGGttcgggaccgatcgagacggcgTCACCGAAAGCGAGGGTcgggatcggcgtggaccgatctgtctttgatcggtccacgcatcgatcgaacCCGCATGAAGGTGGGCGCTTTCGTGAAGAAAGCCGATCGGCCCGGGACCGATcgaataggtcctgatcggtcccccgatCCGATTCAGCACTAGCCGCGCGCCGCAACGCCAGATTTCTTccgtgttttcttcgctttcgcAGTATAAAAGGAGGTCGCcgcgagccttcttcttcttcttctccccgcTCTGCCCtctgagctctgctgagttcttgaagcgttgaagctttgcgtgagcttccttttggctggtcacctgctgttgtaggcgcttgagctgctgcttcttccagtcgaagagagttttcttactgttgtatttcttgctgtctttctttgtatttctgtactctccttacttgctgttgcaagagtgtgttgtggcgaggtttctccacccataaggagtttgtattagccggttctccggggactcatccaccgacggattgactggagtcgtccaccttacggacacgccgaggagtaggagccctaatctccgaacctcgttacatcggtttgtttgaggtttgtagtcttcctttcgtttctagtttatttttccgctgcgctaaccctaatcgtaggaagaaacgcgagaatttggggcggctattcacaccccccctctctagccgagtacgaagagatcctaacagatATTGGATTAATGGTAGAATTTAATTCTTTGCTAATAacggaaattattttaaaaatttagtgatGATGAAATAAATGGTTGACAAATTAAAGTGGTATCCGGATAAAGCCCCCGACTAAAGTCAAGATACATTAATAGATAGCTCCGTCCTTGATTACATAATAACACATTACTTAAACAAGCATAgagttaaatttaattatatttaagtttgtttaaatttatttatcaaaaattttattgAATTCAATTTGATCCTTTTATTGGGCTCAACTAACAACCACCTTACTGTCTTTATAATTTAAGAAAGACATTATCTAATATGTcacatttatattatttttttaacatatcaattttgtgtttaaataaaaaatgtatttgtaatttaattttatataaattaataaataaatcttATTTATAAATTACTTATCAGTTTTATTTATCCATATTATTAAGTCAATTTTATCAGGGttgaagtttatatatatatatatatatatatatatatatatatatatatatatatatatatatatataaaagttaacAAATCTAAACTTCTACCTATATTattagataaaaatttatcctAAATTATGTAAAAAGTAGAAaggatatatataaaaaatttcataGAAGGCCTCACCATATATTTTGTATTAAAAATATCTCTTATTTCGTTATTAGGTACAATATAAAAAATTTGActactattttattttaatcaaaatattatttataaatttgattaaacatacttaaacttcattaaaattattttaatttaacaaaaatCATGATTATTTAATAACTACTATACCATTATATTACTTAATATTACATCATAGCAATTATAAATTATTATCTAAAAGGTGAAATCTTTCACTTGGTGATTACTCATGACTACAGTAGATTATTGGGTGAgagtaaattagaaaattaaaattagtgaGAGGATAATTCTTAGTTTTTATTGGGATTCGACTCTTttttaattctataaatttttatatgGTAATCAACTTAACTATATCTCAAAGGCTTATGATTATGTCCAAAAGTCGATTAGACGGAAAATTGAGGATGTGACGCTACCATTGATCATACATGGACTTCGAttcatcctgcaaaatagatgatGCCAGTGCCGAGCTAGAAAAGGGGTCCCCGatgttggtcctccgacgcttaagtaaATCATCGACGATGATAtagaaggcggagcaacaagaaggtTGTAGTGCAAACAGTAAATATTGCGTACCTCCATTGATGTTTGgactccctttatatagagctcttgtaGAATACGTGCACGCTTCCCTAGGCGAATATGCTTCTCGAAGTTTTCctaaaaagacttgtcagtaaagtgtctctgacacaatatCTTAACAAGCCGAGTATATCTCTAATGCGATAGTGGAAGCTTTCGTGGTACGATCTTCCTGTCAATCATGCATGATGTCAGCGACACTTACTCccaaaggatgtcgagagatagcACAATGAGTCTATTGATGGCCCGAGCAGATTAGTCGCTCGATCGGAATTGGGCTTCTCCTGTGCCGTGTCCGCTCGGCCGTAACTCCGTCGTGACTGTTGAATTCAGTTGTTGCCCCGAGCAGGGTAGCTGCTCGGATTGGATACCGTATCATCCTGACGTCAACACCTCCTTAAACGTCGACCGTTTGGCGCATCCCCTGAGTCAAAGGTAGGATCAGATCGGGTACCTTCTCCTCCTGGTCGGGGATTTGATCGTCCGATCGATCGATACACTTATCATTTGCTTGGCCATATAATATCTAAATGTTGACCGCTTTGACTTTGACTTATATCGTGATAATTATCCTCGAAGGGTGGACCCTCATTACCGCCGCCTTATAAACTAGCTATTACATGTTTTGTAATTATTAGTATGTTTATATGTTTTAATGATAAGAGTAtttttgataatatatatatatatatatatatatatatatatatatattaaaaaatattcttttaactATTTACATGAGTTGGAATACTCTTTTCTATATTATTTGCATTTATACAcatatatttttgaattattatttttttgttatcagCTTAAATCCAATTAAATCACCAGTTTGGTTTGAAATCCTATAGATTTGATGTGAAAAATATGGAAAATGGGGTGGCAATCATGAAAAGAGCGGCAGGGAGACACGAAGAAGGAATCAAATTAAATAGCGGGGGATATTTGAAATGTGacgacaatattttttttttcggaCGTGAAGAGGAATTAGAAACGGGTTAATGGCGCCTGCGGAGCAGCATTGAAGTCCAGGCTGTGGCGCTATCCTTTTATCGGCTCacgtttcttctcttcttcttcttcccctcgtCCTCTTCTTAGTCCCCGCATCCTGCCGCGGCGCCCCCGTTTACCCGCCGAGAAGAGAAAGCTCGCCGGATAGGACCGTCGGAAGGCGGAGCCGGCAGGTAGTCCCTTTAGCTCCTTGCCTCGGAGATCACGAAGGTCTCCTCCTTTTGATTTCCCACGGGTCGTTGAAGGAATAAGTGTTGGTGCTTACTTTTGAGTATTTACATAAGTTGGaatattctttatatatatatatatatatatattaaaaatattcttttaagtaTTTACATAAGTTGGaatattctttatatatatatatatatatatatattaaaaatattcttttaagtaTTTACATAAGTTGGAATATTCTTTTCTATATTATTTGCATTTATACAcatatatttttgaattattatttttttattatcagcTTAAATCCAATTAAATCGACCAGTTTGGTTTGAAATCCTATAGATTTGTTGTGAAAAATATGGAAAATGGGGTGGCAATCATGAAAAGAGCGGCAGGGAGACACGAAGAAGGAATCAAATTAAATAGCGGGGGATATTTGAAATGTGAcgacaatatatttttttttccggACGTGAAGAGGAATTAGAAACGGGTTAATGGCGCCTGCGGAGCAGCATTGAAGTCCAGGCTGTGGCGCTATCCTTTTAATCTTTTATCGGCTCacgtttcttctcttcttcttctccttcttcccctcGTCCTCTTCTTCGTCCCCGCATCCTGCCGCGGCGCCCCCGTTTACCCACCAAGAAGAGAAAGCTCGCCGGATAGGACCGTCGGAAGGCGGAGCCGGCAGGTAGTCCCTTTAGCTCCTTGCCTCGGAGATCACGAAGGTCTCCTCCTTTTGATTTCCCACGGGTCGTTGAAGGAATAAGTGTTGGTGCTTACTTTTGTTGCTCTGTTTTGTTTTAAATCGACGACAGGAGAAGAATCCTTAGGAAAAGGAGTGTTCTTTGTGCGAATTTGGTTTACTTCCTGGATCTGCCCTCCGGCGGAGCCGCCACGGATTGGCTGAATCTGAGGAAGGATTTTGGATTGGAGGAGTCTTGCTAGGGTTTGTGTTGCCGCTTCATTTATATCTCCCGTGTTGTTTGGGAATCGATGCTCTTTGGAGCTGGGGAAATTGATGCCTCCCGAGCCGCTGCCATGGGAGAGGAAGGAGTGCACCTTCAAGGATCACCGGAAGCACGAGCGCGGGGATGCCCTTGGCGGCGCCGGCGGCGGATCCTCGTTTTCTGTGAGGTGGAGGGAACTACACCAAGTGCCCCGTGATTTCTCTCGCGCCTCCCCCCGACGGCCCCTCACCGGTAGGCTACCGAAGCTCTCTTCCACTCAGATCTAAGACATCTCAAGCAAAACTTGCGTTTTTCTCTCTCGATTTCCTTCGTGATCCCTCCCCCTTTTCCGTTCTAATTCGCGGTGGTGTTTACAGGTCAATACCAGCAGGGCGGAAGTTTCCACCAGGTCTACCCGGAAGATTTCGTCGGACATGGATCCACACCGTCGCACTCCGACAGAATTTGGTCGGAAGATGACAGCTTTAGGCCGTCTTCTGCTAGGTACTTCAGCGATTACCGCAGCAGCAGGGAGAACAGAGGATCTTGTCGGCGATCCCCATATTGGGATGTTGGTGAGTTCCCACGACAGCAGCACCATCAGGAAACCCATGCGCCCCCTCAGAGGCCAGTTAGTGCTCCGATTTCTTCAACATCTCAGACCTCCTCAAACAGAAACTATGATAAAATTGAATGTATGGATGATGACTTGGGCACGCTCAATTCTCAGGCCTGGAAGAAATGGAACCGCCCGGCCTCGACTACGACTGGAAGATCTGAATCAGAGGATGGTGGAACTGAGGTAGGGTTGCCACTCGAGAAAGAAACTTCAGTAGTTTGTCTTGCTTCAACTGAAAGTGCTCCGAAGAAGCCAAGACTTGGATGGGGCCAGGGGCTTGCTAAGTATGAGAAGCAGAAGGTAGAAGGATCTACAGAACCTTCAGTAGGTGCTATGTCTGGATGTTTATCGCCCTCAACTCCCTCTTCTGCAACTTGCAGCTCATCACCAGGTGATTTGACACCCTCTTGACTGTGCTTTCTTCATATGCTACAATGAATGAATCTATCCTGTTTTTCTTGGATCAGCATGCATGCATAGAACTTCATCTTTTCTGGAATTAGTTCTTTAAATTATTTTCTGTTCATCCCAATCTGTTTAGTGCCCACCCTGTGGGTGCCCTAGGCTTTGATCAACATCAATGTTTCTCTATTGGATCAGGCAAAGTTATTTAGTATTCCATTAGCAAGCTCATTCCAGGTATACTTGTATATATACAACTCTTTTCATACTAAATTCCTTGACACTTGTTTCATGGTACACATACAAAGGTCACCTAGAAGGTTCAGTCATTACCATAGCTTTGCAAAAAATTGATACCTTAATGCTATCATCCTCATTTATCTGGGGTAAAGTAGTTGGCCTGAGTTGATGATAATAAACCCAAACACCTGCATGTTCCTTTTTTGATGGGGGCATATGATGTCTAAACATTGCTTGAAGCTTTGATGGCTTAGCTGCAGTTTGCTTTCTAACCCATCTTCATCGAGTTGAGATCTTCTGTCCCGAAAATGATGTGTCCCCATGTCTCCTTGTCGATCGGACGGTCATtatatcctcgtgatgtgcactGCATCCTTGAGATATGATTTAACCTGTCCGATCGGTGAGAGGACACGGGTACACATCATtttcgggacagaggatctcaACTCATCTTCATCGACCTTGTTTGACCTTCACCAAACGAGGCCTTAACTTCTGAAGGTAAGACTAATTCTGTCGACTGTCAACAGTTTTTGGCACTCTCTCTTTGTAACTTATACATATAATCCTTAAGAAGATGTGAGTTTCAAACATctgagactaacacattttgttaATTCTAGATTCTTTACATTTTGAATCATATTTAACCTGAATTCTATCCCAAAAAATCTTCAATGTAATTGTTAGATATGTATATTCTATTTAAATCTTAGTTTTTTAAATGATCATACTCTATACTcatgatctctctctctctctctctctctctctctctctctctctctctctctctctcacacacacacactcacacacacacacacatacacatGTATGATACCCTGCACAACGGTGGGACTTGGATGATCTGATGCGgtcaaaattgatttttttttatttccccaTCTCATTTCTATTCTCTCTTGCATGTAAGGTGGTGTTGGCCGTACCAAGGTGGAGCTaatctttaaagaccagcaccaatATGGTGTTGGTTTGCACAATTGGTCTTATGTGCAAACCAGCACCACATGGAGTCAGTTTGCGCAAACTAGCAACACATGGTACTGGTTTGCGCAAATCAATACCAACGTGGTGCTGGTTTGCACAACTGGTCTTGTgttggtgctggtctttaaagaccaacaccaacgTGGTGTAAACTAGCACGAGTAGTTGGCGTTGGTTTGCACAACAGGTCTTTTGTTGGAGCTAGTCTTTAAAAATCAGCTTCACCTTGGTACTGATCTATAAAAACCAGTGCCACCTTGCATGTAGGAGAGAGAAGAGAGTTGCATGTAGATGcgagaggaaaataaaaaaaaaagttttggcTGCGTCAGATCATCCACGTTGGATGTTGCCTACCGTTGTGCAGGGTAAGTTGTGCAGAGTAtcattcttttatatatatatatatatatatataaaagcttaAAGCATAGTGTTCATAATATTTAACCCTGACTTATCTTTGTTTCACTTAGTTATTTGTATGGTTTGGTATTGGTATTACCACAGGCACTGAAGATAAACTTTGCAGCAGGGCTGGGGATGATGATAACGGTGATTTACCTGAATCCACATTTCCCTCTTTCTACGAGGAAATCCGTGCTAATCTGGATAACCTAGAAGTTAATCCTATCAGTTCATTGGATTCTCTTCTCGTTGATTTGTTTCAATCGGAGGATGCTCTTGGCAACGATTCCAGTTTAATGAGGCATTCTGCTATGAACAAATTTTCAGAATTGAAGTCGCAAGTTTCAAATGCATATGAAAAAATAGAGAATAAAATTGACTTACTAGAAAAGGAGCTCAAGGCAATAACTTGTGATACTAAAACTGATGCCCGTCAAGGTGCCTTGAAATCAGCCGATGATTATGCTTCTGTGCTAAGTAGATCATTGGGTGGTTTATCGAATGGATGCAAGGATTTCAAGGACCAACAGGTGAAATGTATAGAAGAGTCATCACTTAACGATGATGAGCTCAAACCTTCTGGTGGACTTGATGAACATGACAATGTGGTTGAAGAAACAGTATCGCCTCCGTTGGAAAAGGAACTTCCTGTTTGTGGCATGGAGAAAATGATGACAACACTTTCATCAATTGAACATGAAACACAGAAATTATGTAAAGCTGAGAGTACTAGTTTTGTGAATAGCAGTGTTCGTGTAGACGCTCATGGTATGACACAGATGAAGACAGATCCTAACTTAGCAAATTCAATCATGGATTCCAACAGGAATACATCAAAGCTTTCCTGGGAGGTGTTTAGTACAAAATTCTGTAAAGATCTTCCTTCCGCAGATGATCGAGAATTTGTTAATTTTACTTCATGTCGCCAGCGTGAATTGAAAGTCAAACAGAAGCTTGCAATTACAAAGCGCCAACAAAAATTCAGAGAACGAGTTCTTACTCTTAAATTTAGGGCATTACATCACTTGTGGAGGGAGGACTTGCGCTTGCTTTCAATCAAAAGGCTTCGCACTAAGTCAAGCAAGCGGACTGAACTTAGCAACCGATGTTCGCAAAATGGTTCTCAAAAGCTCTGTTCTTCAATCCAATTACAGTCTGCTTTGCCCGGTtagtctttttattattatttcttttgaTTTCTTAAAAGAAATTATTACTTCTTTTCATCTGATAATTTCATTACACTCACTGCAGGTAACTCAACTCTCGTTCCTACAGCAGAGATAATGAACTTTACTAGCAAATTGCTGTTAGATTCACAAATCAAGATTTGCAGAAGTAACCTGAAGATGCCAGTAATGCTATTAAATGAGAGGAGTAGAAAGCACTGTAAGTTTGTTGCTGACAATGGATTAATAGAAGATCCTCTGACTTCTGAGATAGAAAGGGGACTGATAAACCCATGGTTGCATGACGAAAAAGAGGTTTTCAAGAAGATGCTTGCTAAATATGGTAAAGATTTCACTAAGATCTCTTCCTTTCTGGATCATAAAACTACAGCAGACTGCATTGAATTTTATTACAAAAGCCACAAGTCAGAGAGTTTCAAAGACGTGAAGAAATCTTTAGATCTCAGAAAGCAACAGCAATCGTTACAAACCAGTGCATACCTTGTAGCGTCAGGAAAGAACTGGAATAGCAAAACAAGTGTTGCATCGCTTGATTTGTTGCGTGCTGCCTCAGTCATGGCTTTACGCGAACAGTATACCGCAAGGCTCAAAAAATATGTCAGAAGTAGTGTAAATGATGATGGGGCAAATGAGCACGCATCTACTCGAGAAATAGAATTCATGGCTGCTGATGCATTAGCAGGCATTTGTGGCACGGTATCTTCTGAGGCTATCAGCTCATATGGTACCGGTTCTATTGATCCTGCTAAGAATACGAAGGATGAGGATGATTCCTGCTCGGATGAGGTCTTTGGAGAATTGGACTCGGCTGATTGGACAGATGAGGAAAAGGCAATGTTTATG encodes the following:
- the LOC122040491 gene encoding nuclear receptor corepressor 1-like isoform X2, whose product is MPPEPLPWERKECTFKDHRKHERGDALGGAGGGSSFSVRWRELHQVPRDFSRASPRRPLTGQYQQGGSFHQVYPEDFVGHGSTPSHSDRIWSEDDSFRPSSARYFSDYRSSRENRGSCRRSPYWDVGEFPRQQHHQETHAPPQRPAWKKWNRPASTTTGRSESEDGGTEVGLPLEKETSVVCLASTESAPKKPRLGWGQGLAKYEKQKVEGSTEPSVGAMSGCLSPSTPSSATCSSSPGTEDKLCSRAGDDDNGDLPESTFPSFYEEIRANLDNLEVNPISSLDSLLVDLFQSEDALGNDSSLMRHSAMNKFSELKSQVSNAYEKIENKIDLLEKELKAITCDTKTDARQGALKSADDYASVLSRSLGGLSNGCKDFKDQQVKCIEESSLNDDELKPSGGLDEHDNVVEETVSPPLEKELPVCGMEKMMTTLSSIEHETQKLCKAESTSFVNSSVRVDAHGMTQMKTDPNLANSIMDSNRNTSKLSWEVFSTKFCKDLPSADDREFVNFTSCRQRELKVKQKLAITKRQQKFRERVLTLKFRALHHLWREDLRLLSIKRLRTKSSKRTELSNRCSQNGSQKLCSSIQLQSALPGNSTLVPTAEIMNFTSKLLLDSQIKICRSNLKMPVMLLNERSRKHCKFVADNGLIEDPLTSEIERGLINPWLHDEKEVFKKMLAKYGKDFTKISSFLDHKTTADCIEFYYKSHKSESFKDVKKSLDLRKQQQSLQTSAYLVASGKNWNSKTSVASLDLLRAASVMALREQYTARLKKYVRSSVNDDGANEHASTREIEFMAADALAGICGTVSSEAISSYGTGSIDPAKNTKDEDDSCSDEVFGELDSADWTDEEKAMFMQALRMYGKDFAGISSYMRTRSREQCKIFFSKARKCLSLDMLRQGCVDEITPRSLTNGGRSDTDDACVVEMDSAICSTQSCSKIDEDVSQPLVGTRYEKIDDPASTNFRVKTDYEVNDHSASTDFQVKTERSNELVDNVPIKPCLEDCQDEVDRQALIVHDVKRAGSGYNLQSYVPPKGSIITASGCESVQLCEDAESADRETKVEGIDTVISLPEPVVLIRKSEQVEECIGVSSQQTASLVTDAGIDGCFSSGGMEKELDSKPPLDTKVGLSNAKFINSNFTADGNDPVWFPKASVQSALPVVSAPMANGCHHLTDSDTRGQIQVDAHPSAAKKLQTTLKQENGQSTSLDSFLSDPADLCSGGSPRILYETTLNLEEYGNNKHKNLIKRDLCPQYMLRNLPFSQVDRDVNILRGYPLQSANQEANGETTIHAGTKLSRLRMEAVTNGASQSNHLFLPDKHWDKGNVSTLHSVPAPFHPVRIEHQSDADLRTCSEKAGAEVEEHKPGDVKLFGKILSVTTSSLQKSPSPSPSRESDRQPWLPKMDGALNSACQLNLETTCGFWDSKRIQTDFSSLPDTASMLLEFKGSPTIVSHNPAKGGSPGCDDIVTGAMSDYLQSDMQTLPSNTKQTENFPGLQKRGLIETIPGFQQQMRVMPLGTNMMGGGMLVGGGAVSDPITALKMHFAARANLYSSDTEPWRGDTGSR
- the LOC122040491 gene encoding nuclear receptor corepressor 1-like isoform X1; this translates as MPPEPLPWERKECTFKDHRKHERGDALGGAGGGSSFSVRWRELHQVPRDFSRASPRRPLTGQYQQGGSFHQVYPEDFVGHGSTPSHSDRIWSEDDSFRPSSARYFSDYRSSRENRGSCRRSPYWDVGEFPRQQHHQETHAPPQRPVSAPISSTSQTSSNRNYDKIECMDDDLGTLNSQAWKKWNRPASTTTGRSESEDGGTEVGLPLEKETSVVCLASTESAPKKPRLGWGQGLAKYEKQKVEGSTEPSVGAMSGCLSPSTPSSATCSSSPGTEDKLCSRAGDDDNGDLPESTFPSFYEEIRANLDNLEVNPISSLDSLLVDLFQSEDALGNDSSLMRHSAMNKFSELKSQVSNAYEKIENKIDLLEKELKAITCDTKTDARQGALKSADDYASVLSRSLGGLSNGCKDFKDQQVKCIEESSLNDDELKPSGGLDEHDNVVEETVSPPLEKELPVCGMEKMMTTLSSIEHETQKLCKAESTSFVNSSVRVDAHGMTQMKTDPNLANSIMDSNRNTSKLSWEVFSTKFCKDLPSADDREFVNFTSCRQRELKVKQKLAITKRQQKFRERVLTLKFRALHHLWREDLRLLSIKRLRTKSSKRTELSNRCSQNGSQKLCSSIQLQSALPGNSTLVPTAEIMNFTSKLLLDSQIKICRSNLKMPVMLLNERSRKHCKFVADNGLIEDPLTSEIERGLINPWLHDEKEVFKKMLAKYGKDFTKISSFLDHKTTADCIEFYYKSHKSESFKDVKKSLDLRKQQQSLQTSAYLVASGKNWNSKTSVASLDLLRAASVMALREQYTARLKKYVRSSVNDDGANEHASTREIEFMAADALAGICGTVSSEAISSYGTGSIDPAKNTKDEDDSCSDEVFGELDSADWTDEEKAMFMQALRMYGKDFAGISSYMRTRSREQCKIFFSKARKCLSLDMLRQGCVDEITPRSLTNGGRSDTDDACVVEMDSAICSTQSCSKIDEDVSQPLVGTRYEKIDDPASTNFRVKTDYEVNDHSASTDFQVKTERSNELVDNVPIKPCLEDCQDEVDRQALIVHDVKRAGSGYNLQSYVPPKGSIITASGCESVQLCEDAESADRETKVEGIDTVISLPEPVVLIRKSEQVEECIGVSSQQTASLVTDAGIDGCFSSGGMEKELDSKPPLDTKVGLSNAKFINSNFTADGNDPVWFPKASVQSALPVVSAPMANGCHHLTDSDTRGQIQVDAHPSAAKKLQTTLKQENGQSTSLDSFLSDPADLCSGGSPRILYETTLNLEEYGNNKHKNLIKRDLCPQYMLRNLPFSQVDRDVNILRGYPLQSANQEANGETTIHAGTKLSRLRMEAVTNGASQSNHLFLPDKHWDKGNVSTLHSVPAPFHPVRIEHQSDADLRTCSEKAGAEVEEHKPGDVKLFGKILSVTTSSLQKSPSPSPSRESDRQPWLPKMDGALNSACQLNLETTCGFWDSKRIQTDFSSLPDTASMLLEFKGSPTIVSHNPAKGGSPGCDDIVTGAMSDYLQSDMQTLPSNTKQTENFPGLQKRGLIETIPGFQQQMRVMPLGTNMMGGGMLVGGGAVSDPITALKMHFAARANLYSSDTEPWRGDTGSR